A window of Sphingomonas adhaesiva contains these coding sequences:
- the hemF gene encoding oxygen-dependent coproporphyrinogen oxidase: MELDNQQARARAWFEELRDRICAEFEAIEREAGSDAAFAYIPWDRTDASGEGGGGGGGGVRGVMKGRVFEKVGVNVSTVGGAFEGDFAKTIHGAGDDPRFFATGISLVAHMANPHVPAVHMNTRFLVTTRRWFGGGADLNPPLPVAEDTEEFHAVLKTACDAHDPAHYPRFKEWADDYFYIPHRHVHRGVGGIFYDHLEGDFDANFAFTQDVGRAFLDVYPRIVRRRMDQPFTADDVGQQRAWRGRYAEFNLVYDRGTLFGLKTGGNIDAILMSLPPVAHWD; encoded by the coding sequence ATGGAGCTGGACAACCAACAAGCCCGCGCGCGCGCCTGGTTCGAGGAATTGCGCGACCGCATTTGTGCCGAGTTCGAGGCGATCGAGCGCGAGGCGGGATCGGACGCCGCCTTCGCCTATATCCCCTGGGACCGCACCGATGCGTCAGGCGAGGGCGGCGGCGGGGGCGGCGGCGGCGTCCGGGGCGTGATGAAGGGGCGCGTGTTCGAGAAGGTGGGGGTCAACGTCTCCACCGTGGGCGGCGCGTTCGAGGGCGACTTCGCGAAGACGATCCACGGCGCGGGCGACGATCCGCGCTTCTTCGCCACCGGGATCAGCCTGGTCGCGCACATGGCCAATCCGCATGTGCCCGCGGTGCACATGAACACGCGCTTCCTGGTCACGACCAGGCGCTGGTTCGGCGGCGGGGCGGACCTCAACCCGCCGCTGCCGGTCGCGGAGGATACCGAGGAGTTCCACGCCGTCCTGAAGACGGCGTGCGATGCGCATGATCCGGCGCATTATCCCCGCTTCAAGGAGTGGGCGGACGACTATTTCTACATCCCCCACCGCCACGTGCATCGCGGGGTCGGCGGCATCTTCTACGATCATCTGGAGGGCGATTTCGACGCGAACTTCGCCTTCACGCAGGATGTCGGGCGCGCCTTCCTCGACGTCTATCCGCGGATCGTGCGGCGGCGGATGGACCAGCCGTTCACCGCCGACGACGTAGGCCAGCAGCGCGCGTGGCGCGGGCGCTATGCCGAGTTCAACCTGGTCTACGACCGCGGCACGCTGTTCGGGCTGAAGACCGGCGGCAACATCGATGCGATCCTGATGAGCCTGCCGCCGGTGGCGCATTGGGACTGA
- a CDS encoding adenine phosphoribosyltransferase, protein MNDDLKALIRTIPDFPKPGIQFRDITTLLLSPQGLATAVERMVAATHAPVDLVAGIEARGFLFAAALAVPLGAGVLLIRKDGKLPGATIAEDYALEYGTDRIAMHADALAPGARVLLVDDLIATGGTARAAVRLLRKAGAVVTQAQFLVDLPDLGGADLLRGDGIAVDALTAFEGH, encoded by the coding sequence ATGAACGACGACCTGAAGGCGCTGATCCGCACCATCCCGGACTTCCCCAAGCCCGGCATCCAGTTCCGCGACATCACCACGTTGCTGTTGTCGCCGCAGGGACTGGCGACCGCGGTCGAGCGGATGGTGGCGGCGACGCACGCGCCGGTCGATCTGGTCGCGGGGATCGAGGCACGCGGCTTCCTGTTCGCGGCCGCGCTCGCGGTCCCGCTCGGCGCCGGGGTGCTGCTGATCCGCAAGGACGGCAAGCTGCCCGGCGCGACGATCGCGGAGGATTATGCGCTGGAATACGGCACCGACCGGATCGCGATGCACGCCGATGCGCTGGCGCCGGGTGCGCGCGTCCTGCTGGTCGACGACCTGATCGCCACCGGCGGCACCGCGCGCGCCGCGGTTCGCCTGTTGCGCAAGGCGGGCGCGGTGGTGACGCAGGCGCAGTTCCTGGTCGACCTGCCCGATCTGGGCGGTGCCGACCTGCTGCGCGGCGACGGCATCGCGGTCGACGCGCTGACGGCGTTCGAGGGGCATTAG
- the petA gene encoding ubiquinol-cytochrome c reductase iron-sulfur subunit — protein MATAENTIPPGENPAPYHEEPHDPRRRDFINIAAVSFAGVGAVAIVLPLINQMNPSADVLALSTTEIDISKIQPGQAIKASFRKQPLFVRNLTPKEIAEADAVPVGSLRDPETLEQRTKAGKKNWLITLGVCTHLGCVPLGAGEGENKGPFGGYFCPCHGSAYDTAARIRQGPAPKNLVVPEYNFNSDTVVTVG, from the coding sequence ATGGCGACGGCAGAGAATACGATTCCCCCGGGCGAGAATCCCGCGCCCTATCACGAGGAACCGCACGATCCGCGTCGCCGCGACTTCATCAACATCGCCGCGGTGTCCTTCGCGGGGGTCGGCGCGGTCGCGATCGTGCTGCCGCTCATCAACCAGATGAACCCGTCCGCCGACGTGCTGGCGCTGTCGACGACCGAGATCGACATCTCGAAGATCCAGCCCGGCCAGGCGATCAAGGCGAGCTTCCGCAAGCAGCCGCTGTTCGTCCGCAACCTGACGCCCAAGGAGATCGCGGAGGCGGATGCGGTTCCCGTGGGGTCGCTGCGCGATCCCGAGACGCTGGAGCAGCGCACCAAGGCGGGCAAGAAGAACTGGCTCATCACGCTCGGCGTCTGCACCCACCTGGGCTGCGTGCCGCTGGGCGCGGGCGAGGGTGAGAACAAGGGCCCGTTCGGCGGCTATTTCTGCCCGTGCCACGGTTCGGCCTACGACACCGCCGCGCGCATCCGCCAGGGGCCGGCGCCCAAGAACCTGGTCGTTCCCGAATACAACTTCAATTCCGACACCGTCGTGACGGTCGGCTGA
- a CDS encoding cytochrome c1 yields the protein MARLISLVIGAGFVFVLALALFFTAKDAIQNPAPESAEHEFHLHPENIGLSSNGFFGKFDRQQLQRGFQVYKEVCAACHSLKYVSFRDLQQIGYSEPEVKAIASQWVIEQPSVNPETGEAATRKNLPSDRFPLPFANDVAARAANNNALPPDLSLMTKAREDGANYVHALITGYRNQPAELLRKFPDVKTPNGLHYNPYFANLNIAMPPPLTSDGQVTYSDGTKATKDQMARDVAAFLTWTAEPNLEARHAAGFAAVIFLLIFVYLTWGAYQNVWRNVKH from the coding sequence ATGGCTCGTCTCATTTCACTGGTGATCGGTGCGGGGTTCGTCTTCGTCCTCGCGCTGGCGCTGTTCTTCACCGCGAAGGACGCGATCCAGAATCCGGCGCCCGAATCCGCGGAGCATGAGTTCCACCTGCATCCCGAGAACATCGGGCTGTCGTCGAATGGCTTCTTCGGCAAGTTCGACCGCCAGCAGCTGCAGCGCGGCTTCCAGGTGTACAAGGAAGTCTGCGCCGCCTGCCACTCGCTGAAGTACGTGTCCTTCCGCGACCTGCAACAGATCGGCTATTCCGAGCCCGAGGTGAAGGCGATCGCCAGCCAGTGGGTGATCGAGCAGCCGTCGGTGAACCCGGAGACGGGCGAGGCGGCGACGCGCAAGAACCTGCCGTCGGATCGTTTCCCGCTGCCCTTCGCCAACGACGTCGCCGCGCGCGCCGCGAACAACAACGCGCTGCCGCCCGACCTGTCGCTGATGACCAAGGCGCGGGAGGACGGCGCGAACTACGTCCACGCGCTCATCACGGGCTATCGCAACCAGCCGGCGGAGCTGCTGCGCAAGTTCCCGGACGTGAAGACGCCCAACGGCCTGCACTACAACCCGTATTTCGCGAACCTCAACATCGCGATGCCGCCGCCGCTCACGTCGGACGGTCAGGTGACCTATAGCGACGGGACGAAGGCGACCAAGGATCAGATGGCGCGCGACGTCGCCGCCTTCCTGACCTGGACCGCGGAGCCCAATCTGGAGGCGCGTCACGCGGCCGGGTTCGCGGCGGTGATCTTCCTGCTGATCTTCGTCTATCTGACCTGGGGCGCCTATCAGAACGTCTGGCGCAACGTGAAGCATTGA
- a CDS encoding tRNA (cytidine(34)-2'-O)-methyltransferase: MRIALYQPDIAGNVGTLLRLGACMGVAIDLIEPMGFAWSERALARAGMDYAALVDVTRHADWDAFLASTRGRIVLGTTTGAIPLPRARFLADDVLLLGSEGAGVPGDVHARADLRVRVPMRDGLRSLNVAVAGAILLGEAMRQTGLWDDLTD, translated from the coding sequence ATGCGGATCGCCCTCTATCAGCCCGATATCGCCGGCAATGTCGGCACCCTGTTGCGGCTCGGCGCGTGCATGGGGGTGGCGATCGACCTGATCGAGCCGATGGGATTCGCGTGGAGCGAACGCGCGCTGGCTCGCGCCGGCATGGACTATGCCGCGCTGGTCGACGTGACGCGGCATGCCGACTGGGACGCGTTCCTGGCGAGCACGCGCGGGCGAATCGTGCTGGGCACCACGACGGGGGCGATCCCCCTGCCCCGGGCCCGGTTCCTGGCCGACGACGTGCTGCTGCTGGGCAGCGAGGGCGCGGGCGTACCGGGCGACGTTCACGCGCGCGCCGACCTGCGCGTCCGCGTGCCGATGCGCGACGGGCTGCGCTCGCTCAACGTGGCGGTCGCGGGGGCGATCCTGCTGGGGGAGGCGATGCGGCAGACGGGTCTGTGGGACGATCTGACCGATTGA
- the queE gene encoding 7-carboxy-7-deazaguanine synthase, whose translation MTYAVKEMFLTLQGEGVQAGRRAVFVRFAGCNLWSGREQDRAAAICRFCDTDFVGIDGLGGGRFADAAAVATAAAAFWGEGDERRFVVLTGGEPMLQVDDALVDALHAQGFTIAIESNGTLPVHPGIDWVCISPKAGSEVVQRRGDELKLVWPQPGTDLAAVEGWDFAHFLLQPMDDVRGQANVDAAMALVMERPRWRLSLQTHKMLGLR comes from the coding sequence ATGACCTATGCCGTCAAGGAGATGTTCCTGACGCTCCAGGGCGAGGGCGTGCAGGCCGGTCGCCGTGCGGTGTTCGTGCGGTTCGCCGGGTGCAATCTGTGGTCCGGGCGCGAGCAGGATCGCGCCGCCGCCATCTGCCGCTTCTGCGATACCGATTTCGTCGGCATCGACGGCCTGGGCGGCGGCAGGTTCGCGGATGCCGCGGCGGTCGCGACGGCGGCGGCGGCGTTCTGGGGCGAGGGGGACGAGCGGCGCTTCGTCGTGCTGACCGGGGGCGAGCCGATGCTCCAGGTCGACGATGCGCTGGTCGATGCGCTCCACGCGCAGGGCTTCACGATCGCGATCGAGAGCAACGGCACCTTGCCGGTCCACCCCGGCATCGACTGGGTCTGCATCAGCCCCAAGGCGGGCAGCGAGGTGGTGCAGCGCCGCGGCGACGAGCTGAAGCTGGTCTGGCCGCAGCCGGGCACCGATCTCGCCGCGGTCGAGGGGTGGGACTTCGCCCATTTCCTGCTGCAACCGATGGACGATGTCCGCGGTCAGGCGAATGTCGACGCCGCGATGGCGCTGGTGATGGAGCGCCCCCGCTGGCGGCTGTCGCTCCAGACGCACAAGATGCTGGGGTTGCGGTAA
- a CDS encoding alkaline phosphatase family protein, giving the protein MTLPSAAPLAGLAAALALLSGCAYPYTPPALSPVTEAAPAAATGVASRSGPPVELRAPVTILVSIDGFRPDYLDRGVTPNLSRLAADGVSGPMRPSFPSKTFPNHWTIVTGKVPDHHGITANNMNDPARPNEAFTMASDDPFWWNAAEPIWVTAEKAGIRTATMFWPGSNVGWGGTRASEWPHVITGATRPSDWQQYNEDLTGEQRVAAVIDWLRRPAATRPRFVTLYFDAVDTAGHQYGPGDPRTTRAVAGVDAQIGALTRGLVELGQPANLVIVADHGMAATSSARTIALDTIVPPADARIVEAGPYATLEPAPGREAAVAAALLRPHPHMTCWRKGQIPARFRYGTNPRIPPFLCLAQDAPDGAWVIAKTAPRKAETGGNHGFDNDAADMRALFIANGPAFVAGRRIGVFDNTDVAPLLRDLLGLPAGTGLDGDDRVFRTVLTR; this is encoded by the coding sequence ATGACATTGCCGTCTGCCGCGCCCCTCGCGGGCCTCGCCGCCGCCCTCGCGCTCCTGTCGGGATGCGCCTACCCTTATACTCCCCCCGCATTGTCGCCGGTGACTGAGGCTGCGCCCGCCGCCGCCACGGGCGTCGCGTCGCGCAGCGGTCCGCCGGTGGAGCTGCGGGCGCCGGTGACGATCCTGGTGTCGATCGACGGCTTCCGTCCCGATTATCTCGACCGCGGCGTCACGCCGAACCTGTCGCGGCTGGCGGCGGACGGGGTGAGCGGGCCGATGCGCCCCTCCTTCCCGTCCAAGACCTTCCCCAACCACTGGACCATCGTGACCGGCAAGGTGCCCGATCATCACGGCATCACCGCCAACAACATGAACGACCCCGCGCGCCCGAACGAGGCGTTCACGATGGCGAGCGACGACCCCTTCTGGTGGAATGCCGCCGAGCCGATCTGGGTCACCGCCGAGAAGGCGGGCATCCGCACCGCGACGATGTTCTGGCCCGGCAGCAACGTCGGCTGGGGCGGCACGCGCGCGAGCGAATGGCCGCACGTCATCACCGGGGCGACGCGCCCCTCCGACTGGCAGCAATATAACGAGGACCTGACCGGCGAGCAGCGCGTCGCCGCGGTGATCGACTGGCTGCGGCGCCCGGCGGCGACGCGCCCGCGCTTCGTCACGCTGTATTTCGATGCGGTGGACACCGCGGGGCATCAATATGGCCCCGGCGATCCGCGCACGACCCGCGCGGTGGCGGGGGTGGATGCGCAGATCGGCGCGCTGACCCGCGGTCTGGTGGAACTGGGGCAGCCCGCCAACCTCGTCATCGTCGCGGATCATGGCATGGCGGCGACCTCGTCCGCGCGGACGATCGCGCTCGACACCATCGTGCCGCCCGCCGATGCGCGCATCGTGGAGGCCGGCCCCTATGCCACGCTGGAGCCCGCGCCCGGGCGGGAGGCCGCGGTGGCGGCGGCGCTGCTGCGCCCCCACCCGCACATGACCTGCTGGCGCAAGGGGCAGATCCCGGCGCGCTTCCGCTACGGTACCAACCCGCGCATCCCGCCGTTCCTGTGCCTGGCGCAGGACGCGCCGGACGGCGCCTGGGTGATCGCCAAGACCGCGCCGAGGAAGGCGGAGACCGGCGGCAACCACGGGTTCGACAACGACGCCGCGGACATGCGCGCGCTGTTCATCGCGAACGGACCCGCCTTCGTCGCTGGGCGCCGCATCGGCGTGTTCGACAATACCGATGTCGCGCCGCTGCTCCGCGACCTGCTGGGCCTGCCCGCGGGAACCGGGCTGGACGGCGACGACCGCGTGTTCCGCACGGTACTGACAAGATAA
- a CDS encoding cytochrome b: protein MSFPWAKHYEPKQPLMRWMDEKLPLPRLVYNAIGAGYPVPRNLNYFWNFGVLAGLALVCQIVTGVVLAMHFAANAGVAFGSVESIMRDVNAGWFLRYAHANGASMFLLVVYIHIGRGLYYGSYKAPREMVWLLGVVIFLLMMATAFMGYVLPWGQMSFWGAQVITGFFSAIPLVGDTIRVWLLGGFAPDNAALNRFFSLHYLLPFVIAGVIILHIWALHIPGSNNPTGVDVKGEQDTVPFHPYYTAKDGVGVAVFFLVFALLIFFSPNLLGHPDNYIEANPLSTPAHIVPEWYFLPFYAILKSFTADFILPAKLWGVLAMFGSILLLFFLPWLDNSPVRSANYRPTYRWFLAVLLVDVVVLGYVGGAEATARNVMIGQIAAAYYFAHFLIILPLVSASERPRALPNSITDAVLAKHGGTSPAQTALAH from the coding sequence GTGAGCTTTCCCTGGGCCAAGCATTATGAGCCGAAGCAGCCGCTGATGCGGTGGATGGACGAGAAGCTGCCGCTGCCGCGCCTCGTCTACAACGCCATCGGCGCGGGCTATCCGGTGCCGCGCAACCTCAACTATTTCTGGAACTTCGGCGTGCTCGCCGGGCTCGCGCTGGTGTGCCAGATCGTCACCGGCGTCGTGCTGGCGATGCATTTCGCCGCCAATGCGGGCGTCGCCTTCGGCTCGGTCGAGAGCATCATGCGCGACGTGAACGCCGGCTGGTTCCTGCGCTATGCGCACGCCAACGGCGCGTCGATGTTCCTGCTGGTCGTCTATATCCACATCGGCCGCGGCCTCTACTACGGCTCGTACAAGGCGCCGCGCGAGATGGTGTGGCTGCTGGGCGTGGTCATCTTCCTGCTGATGATGGCGACCGCGTTCATGGGCTACGTGCTGCCGTGGGGCCAGATGAGCTTCTGGGGCGCGCAGGTCATCACCGGCTTCTTCTCGGCCATCCCGCTGGTCGGCGACACCATCCGCGTGTGGCTGCTGGGCGGGTTCGCGCCGGACAATGCCGCGCTCAACCGCTTCTTCTCGCTCCACTACCTGCTGCCGTTCGTGATCGCGGGCGTCATCATCCTGCACATCTGGGCGCTCCACATCCCCGGCTCGAACAACCCGACCGGGGTGGACGTGAAGGGCGAGCAGGACACGGTGCCGTTCCATCCGTATTACACGGCCAAGGACGGCGTCGGCGTCGCGGTGTTCTTCCTGGTGTTCGCGCTGCTGATCTTCTTCTCGCCGAACCTGCTGGGCCATCCGGACAATTACATCGAGGCGAACCCACTCTCGACGCCCGCGCACATCGTGCCGGAATGGTACTTCCTGCCGTTCTACGCGATCCTGAAGAGCTTCACCGCGGACTTCATCCTGCCCGCGAAGCTGTGGGGCGTGCTGGCGATGTTCGGCTCGATCCTGCTGCTGTTCTTCCTGCCGTGGCTCGACAATTCGCCGGTCCGCTCGGCCAATTATCGCCCGACCTACCGCTGGTTCCTGGCGGTGCTGCTGGTCGACGTGGTGGTGCTGGGCTATGTCGGCGGGGCGGAGGCGACCGCGCGCAACGTGATGATCGGGCAGATCGCGGCGGCCTATTATTTCGCGCACTTCCTCATCATCCTGCCGCTGGTGTCGGCATCGGAGCGCCCGCGCGCGCTGCCGAATTCGATCACCGATGCGGTGCTGGCGAAGCACGGTGGCACCAGCCCCGCGCAGACCGCGCTGGCGCACTGA
- the lipB gene encoding lipoyl(octanoyl) transferase LipB has translation MQGPDGIEWRVSPGLTDYAAALREMEARAGAVAAGDARELIWLLEHPPVYTAGTSADPSELVDPRFPVVPAGRGGKYTYHGPGQRVGYLVLDLNRRGRDVRCFVHAVEGWVIAALARIGIAAFRAPGRIGIWTIDAAGQEAKIGAIGIRVRRWVTLHGFSVNLSPDLADFGGIVPCGIAEYPVTSAQAVGKPCDDATFDAALAFTASAFLDSLTCDGEIEA, from the coding sequence GTGCAGGGACCGGACGGGATCGAGTGGCGCGTGTCGCCGGGGCTGACCGATTATGCGGCAGCGCTTCGCGAGATGGAGGCGCGCGCCGGCGCGGTCGCCGCGGGAGACGCGCGCGAGCTGATCTGGCTGCTGGAGCACCCCCCGGTCTATACCGCGGGTACGAGCGCGGACCCCAGCGAGCTGGTCGACCCGCGCTTTCCCGTCGTGCCCGCGGGCCGCGGCGGCAAATATACCTATCACGGACCGGGGCAGCGCGTCGGCTATCTGGTGCTCGACCTGAACCGGCGCGGGCGCGACGTGCGCTGCTTCGTCCATGCGGTGGAGGGCTGGGTGATCGCCGCGCTGGCGCGGATCGGGATCGCGGCGTTTCGCGCGCCGGGGCGGATCGGCATCTGGACGATCGATGCCGCGGGGCAGGAGGCGAAGATCGGCGCGATCGGCATCCGCGTGCGCCGCTGGGTCACGCTCCACGGCTTTTCGGTCAACCTGTCGCCCGATCTGGCGGATTTCGGCGGGATCGTGCCGTGCGGGATCGCGGAATATCCGGTGACGAGCGCGCAAGCCGTTGGAAAGCCGTGCGACGATGCAACCTTCGACGCCGCGCTGGCGTTCACCGCCTCGGCATTCCTCGATAGCCTGACTTGTGACGGTGAAATCGAGGCTTGA
- a CDS encoding MaoC family dehydratase has translation MQYFEDLAVGHVACFGHYEVTRDEVIAFAGAYDPQPFHLSDEAAAKTHFGRLSASGWHTCAMVMAMLVENLKKHRQAGLGSPGVDELRWLKPVYPGDTLRVETEVLEKRVSQSRPEMGLYKSRIMVFNQDDVAVLSMISNGMIACRPA, from the coding sequence ATGCAATATTTCGAGGATCTGGCGGTCGGCCATGTCGCGTGCTTCGGCCATTACGAGGTCACCCGCGACGAGGTGATCGCCTTCGCCGGCGCCTATGATCCGCAGCCGTTCCATCTGTCCGACGAGGCCGCGGCGAAGACGCATTTCGGGCGGCTGTCGGCGAGCGGGTGGCATACCTGCGCGATGGTGATGGCGATGCTGGTGGAGAATTTGAAGAAGCACCGTCAGGCGGGGCTGGGATCGCCGGGTGTGGACGAACTGCGCTGGCTGAAGCCGGTCTATCCCGGGGATACGCTGCGCGTCGAAACCGAGGTGCTGGAAAAGCGCGTGTCGCAGTCGCGGCCGGAGATGGGGCTCTACAAGAGCCGGATCATGGTCTTCAACCAGGACGATGTCGCGGTCCTGTCGATGATCTCCAACGGGATGATCGCCTGCCGTCCGGCGTGA
- a CDS encoding IS630 family transposase (programmed frameshift) yields MTRAYSQDLRDRVIAAVEQEGLSRREAARRYRIGEATAVRWLAALRAGRRGPRAQGGDRRSRLPLHEGWLLALIAAENDLTLAQVGQRLLGEHGVKADAGMLSRFFTRRGISFKKKRVHASEQLRPDVAERREAWRAMQPRLDAGRLIFLDETGVTTNMVRRYGRAPRGERVRGYAPAGHWKVTTFLAGLTSNGIVAPFVVDQPMNRAIFTQYVRQYLLPELTPGDIVILDNLSSHKGVEAAALAEAAGATLLFLPPYSPDLNPIEQVFAKLKGLLRRAGERTRDGLWNRIGRLLDDFPPAECANYLRHAGYEPVR; encoded by the exons ATGACGAGAGCGTATTCGCAGGACCTGCGTGATCGCGTGATCGCGGCGGTTGAACAGGAGGGGCTGTCGCGTCGGGAGGCGGCGCGGCGATATCGGATCGGGGAGGCGACGGCGGTGCGCTGGCTGGCGGCGCTGAGGGCGGGCCGGCGCGGTCCGCGGGCGCAGGGTGGCGATCGCCGGTCGCGGCTGCCCCTGCACGAGGGCTGGCTTTTGGCGCTGATCGCAGCGGAGAACGACCTGACGCTGGCCCAGGTGGGTCAGCGGCTGCTCGGCGAGCACGGCGTCAAGGCGGACGCGGGCATGCTGAGCCGGTTCTTCACGCGGCGCGGGATCAGCTTCAAAAAAAAGCG CGTTCACGCCAGCGAGCAACTCCGGCCTGATGTCGCCGAGCGTCGCGAGGCCTGGCGCGCGATGCAGCCGCGACTGGACGCGGGGCGACTGATTTTCCTCGACGAGACCGGCGTCACCACCAACATGGTGCGCCGCTACGGCCGTGCACCGCGCGGAGAGCGGGTCAGGGGCTACGCACCGGCCGGACACTGGAAAGTGACGACCTTCCTCGCCGGCCTCACCAGCAACGGCATCGTCGCCCCCTTCGTCGTCGACCAGCCGATGAACCGGGCCATCTTCACCCAGTATGTCCGCCAGTATCTCCTGCCCGAGCTGACGCCCGGCGACATCGTCATCCTCGACAACCTGTCCAGCCACAAGGGCGTCGAGGCCGCCGCCCTGGCCGAAGCCGCCGGCGCCACGCTCCTGTTCCTGCCCCCTTACTCGCCCGACCTCAACCCGATCGAGCAGGTCTTCGCCAAGCTCAAGGGCCTGCTCCGTCGCGCCGGCGAGCGAACCCGAGATGGCCTGTGGAACCGCATCGGCCGCCTTCTCGACGACTTCCCGCCCGCCGAATGCGCCAACTACCTTCGCCACGCAGGCTATGAGCCCGTCAGATGA
- the ychF gene encoding redox-regulated ATPase YchF, translating to MGFRCGIVGLPNVGKSTLFNALTETAAAQAANYPFCTIEPNVGNVGVPDPRLARLAEIAGSAKIIETQLGFVDIAGLVRGASKGEGLGNQFLGNIREVDAIVHVLRCFENDDIQHVDNRVDPIADAETVETELMLSDLDSLEKRVPNLAKKGQQGDKEAKLAAVVLGRALDLLRDGKPARLTPVGDAEEKRVLDQAQLLTAKPVLYVCNVNEEDAANGNALSQKVFDKAAAEGAQAVVVSAAIEAEIATMPAEDRGEFLAELGLDETGLARVIRAGYALLHLLTFFTVGPKEARAWTVEAGSKAPQAAGAIHSDFERGFIRAETIAFDDYVACKGEAGARDAGKLRQEGKEYVVHDGDVMLFRFNV from the coding sequence ATGGGTTTCCGCTGCGGCATCGTGGGCCTGCCCAACGTCGGCAAGTCCACCCTCTTCAACGCGCTGACCGAGACGGCCGCGGCGCAGGCGGCCAATTATCCGTTCTGCACGATCGAGCCGAACGTCGGCAACGTGGGCGTGCCCGACCCGCGGCTGGCCAGGCTGGCGGAGATCGCGGGCTCGGCGAAGATCATCGAGACGCAGCTCGGCTTCGTCGACATCGCCGGGCTGGTGCGCGGCGCCAGCAAGGGCGAGGGACTGGGCAACCAGTTCCTGGGCAATATCCGCGAGGTGGACGCGATCGTCCACGTGCTGCGCTGCTTCGAGAACGACGACATCCAGCACGTCGACAACCGCGTCGATCCGATCGCGGACGCCGAAACGGTCGAGACCGAGCTGATGCTGTCCGACCTCGACAGCCTGGAGAAGCGCGTCCCCAACCTCGCCAAGAAGGGGCAGCAGGGCGACAAGGAGGCGAAGCTGGCCGCGGTGGTGCTGGGCCGCGCGCTCGACCTTCTGCGCGACGGCAAGCCCGCGCGGCTGACGCCGGTCGGCGACGCGGAGGAGAAGCGCGTGCTGGACCAGGCACAGCTGCTGACCGCCAAGCCCGTCCTGTACGTCTGCAACGTGAACGAGGAGGATGCCGCGAACGGCAATGCGCTGTCGCAGAAGGTGTTCGACAAGGCCGCAGCCGAGGGCGCGCAGGCGGTGGTCGTCTCCGCCGCGATCGAGGCGGAGATCGCCACCATGCCCGCGGAGGACCGCGGCGAGTTCCTGGCCGAGCTGGGGCTGGACGAAACCGGCCTCGCCCGCGTCATCCGCGCCGGATATGCGCTGCTCCACCTGCTGACCTTCTTCACGGTCGGGCCGAAGGAGGCGCGGGCCTGGACGGTCGAGGCGGGATCGAAGGCACCGCAGGCGGCGGGTGCGATCCACTCCGACTTCGAGCGCGGCTTCATCCGCGCCGAGACGATCGCGTTCGACGATTACGTCGCCTGCAAGGGTGAGGCCGGCGCGCGCGACGCGGGCAAGCTGCGGCAGGAGGGCAAGGAATATGTCGTCCACGATGGCGACGTGATGCTGTTCCGCTTCAACGTGTAA
- a CDS encoding GNAT family N-acetyltransferase: MGLTGLPDDHVAAIVTTLEMTQRPPLRAMPASPLRLVRWAAPAPDKYRTLFARVGAPWLWFSRLAMRDDALTAIVHDARVHVFAVVDRAGVEVGMLELDHRTAGACEIGYFALVPELAGQGHGRWLMAQALTLAWARDVTRVWLHTCTLDHPSALNFYRAQGFVAVKRTVETFADPRVLGLLPEDAAPQVPLLTRRR; encoded by the coding sequence ATGGGATTGACCGGCCTTCCCGACGATCACGTCGCGGCGATCGTCACCACGCTTGAGATGACGCAGCGCCCGCCGCTGCGCGCGATGCCCGCCTCCCCGCTGCGGCTGGTGCGCTGGGCCGCGCCCGCGCCGGACAAGTACCGCACGCTCTTCGCGCGGGTCGGTGCGCCATGGCTGTGGTTCTCCCGCCTGGCGATGCGCGACGACGCGCTGACCGCGATCGTCCACGACGCGCGCGTCCATGTCTTCGCGGTGGTCGACCGCGCCGGGGTGGAGGTGGGGATGCTGGAGCTCGACCACCGCACCGCGGGCGCGTGCGAGATCGGCTATTTCGCGCTCGTGCCCGAGCTCGCCGGGCAGGGCCACGGACGCTGGCTGATGGCGCAGGCGCTGACGCTCGCCTGGGCGCGCGACGTGACGCGGGTGTGGCTGCACACCTGCACGCTGGATCATCCGTCGGCGCTCAACTTCTACCGCGCGCAGGGGTTCGTCGCGGTGAAGCGGACGGTGGAGACCTTCGCCGATCCGCGCGTGCTGGGCCTGCTGCCGGAGGACGCCGCGCCTCAGGTGCCGCTGTTGACCCGCAGGCGGTAG